gaggaagcaACCAGTGGATGGTGACGTGTGCGGGGCTTGGCTTGAccgttttcgttttcgttCCCCGCGGGGAAACTCGCTCTTCTGTCCTGTGAAGCTCCCGATCGCCTCGAGAACCGAGTCGGGCGAGCGACAAAATGCATGGGCCACACCGAAGGTACGTCATGAGAGGTCTGCACTTCCCACCCCCGTCTCCGCATCAGATTGAGAGCACACATGTAGGTGCTTGCTTATCATCCATCGAGATGCActgctgtttgtgtgtgcgtcgctcGGCGGTGCAGGTCCGCATTGAAGCACCGTAAGTGATGCTGTGGCAGTGTGCACGATGATAAAGGACAGCGCTCCAGCAACGCGAAGAAAGACAGAGTGGAGGCGAGGAGAAGGACACGCGTGAGAGCACTGGGTGTACCCTTAGCAGCTGAGCAAGTCTTCACGAGAGGCCTCCTCCCACTCCGCCCAATGCTGCCGCTCACCCATCACATAAGTAGGTTCGTGACATTCTTTGGAAGCACCACCTCCAAGCCGTTCATCGACGGGGTGATGGTGATTTGACACGCGAGCCGGGAGGTGTCCTGGAGGTCGAGTGCTCTGTCGAGGGTGTCTTGTTCCCGCTCGGACGGACTCCCAAGCTTCTTGACGGATGCCTCGGAAAGATACACGTGACACGTCGAGCACTGCGCGCAGCCATCGCAGGCCCCATCCATCTCGAGCTTCGCCACGTCGCGAATCGCGTGCATCAGAGACATACCGACTGGCGCCTCGAAGTCGCACGTAGCGCCATCCCGTGTCCTGACACAGACCTTCACCTTGCCAGGTATGCTGTACAATGCACGCGAGGTGCAAAGAGCACCGGCAAGGGCCATAGGTGACCTCAGCAAGACGCCACTGGCGAGCAGCGGAGAATAATTCCTCATCGTAGCCGGGATCAATGGTCGTCTCAACCGCAGAAcgtgggtggtgggtgcACGACGCGCGCAAATTTCACGCTGTTCAGGAGTGGGGCGTAACGGGTATAAAGCGGCGTGCCGGCTCCTCCGCTGGAAACCCTGGGTGAGCCGTCCTTCTCGCGCAGTGATCGCACGCAGAACGGAATGGAGAAGAAACAGTGAGACGAAAGAGGCGACAGTGGATGGCGAAGAGGGGTAGATGCAAGCCGACGCGGTACCCGGAGGCGTAGGCGATGAGACCTGAGTGCCTCTGACATCCAGTGCACTCTTCGCATTTTGCAGAGGCTCGGAGTAGGACgacgcacacaagcgcaaGAGTCCCCTTACCAATGTTGCCGCTGGCCAACGCATCGTCGCCACGCGGGCCGAGTTACCGTGTATGCGTGATGCCATTCCCTCGCACGCGTTGTCGGTGATCATGATGTGCTTTCCATTTGTCGATGGTGGTGCTCCCTGTTGGCCAGTGCACAGTTAGTGCTGGGAAGACCGTCTCGTCGTTGTTCGACGCCAACGACGCCCTCGCTCTTGTAGCGAAGCACCCCGCTGAAACATCGAGAGGAGAATCACAAGCCCGTGAAGGCTATCAGAGCCACCAAACACATCCGCCACAGCATCCATACTATGCACACAAAAGAGGAGCACCGCTCGTCCAGACGACATACTCCGCGCTAAACTACAGATGGGGCGCTGTGGCCGCTTTCGTCGCAccaaacgcacacacgttgCGGCCACTTCGTCCCTCTAGGAGCGGTCCATCTCGTATGAGGGCAGCTCCACCTCCAAGCCATCCAACTCGGGGGTCAGGTCCACCTGGCACGCAAGCCGGGacgtctcctccacgtccAGAGCCCTGGCTAGAacgtcctcttccccctcgGAGGGTCCTTCCGTCTTTTTGAAGGACGCCGCCGAGAGTTTGACGTGACACGTGGCGCAGACCATTGCCCCGTTGCAGGCGCCCTCCACATCCATCTTCGAGACGTCACGGAGGGCCTGCATGAGAGAGATGCCCACTGGCACATACACGTGGCAGTGCGTGCCGTCTCGCTTCTTGACGCGCAACTCTACTTTACCTGGGGTGCTGCTGAGCGCACGCGAAGCACTGagcggcaccgacgccaGCATGCAGCGCGGGAGTAGGTGGCCAACAGGAAACCTTCGGCGCATCCTTGTTCACTGTGACGAGGTAAGTGTGATTGCGCGAAAGAAGGCATGACCACTCTGATGTTCAGAGGAGAAGCGGTGAGCAGTACACCAGCGCACAAGAGGCGAAGTCCACCAAAGACAACACCTGTGAGAGTGGGTGTTGTGTACGCCCTTCTCGGATGCGACACGGAAGGTGATGAGCCGACAGACGCCTGTGCTCCTCCGTTCCTCTGctcgtctccctcgctcgtgcgtgcgtctctgtCCCGAGACTGTGGCGTGCACGTCTAACGTTTTCGTGATAGGAGGCGACAAGCAGCATGCGTTCAACGACAGGAAAGGGGGCAAGGGagacaggaggaggaagatgaTAGACAAGGTCGGCAACTCAGGGGCCTGGCGCTCAACGATGCATTGGACTGTCGGCTGTCGAGAAGAGATGCTGCCGGCGACGACAAAGGCGCTCCATCGTCTTGTGCTGATGACGGCCGCATCGCTATGCGAGGCTTCCtgtatatgtgtgcgtgtgtgtgtgtaagcaCCTCTCAGCTCAGCCGTTCGATAAAATGCGGGCCGGATCTCTGCAGGGAAGACGCGGGAAGGGGCGGCCATGGAGAATCCATTTACCAGCTGCGTAGAGGCAAGACGACATCGCGCAGTTGTCCTCTCCGCAAGGGCGTATGTTGCCCCATAAGTGGGACATGCTCCGTGCGCAGCATATGGAGTGGGTTTGCAAGCGCAGACACCCCTTTCCCCAAGGATGCGGTCAGCCCAACAAGTCCAGAGCCACAACAAAGGGCACTGCATCGCATTCGCCCGTGCACCAAACTCTGCACGGACCAGAAATGCACACATTGGTCCTCTTCCGACTCCGTCGCTCATCGGCTCACTTCTTGGTGGAGCGTTGATAGGCAGCCTGCCATCGCACGTCCAGCGTGCTCTTTGGCAAGTCGATCTCAATTCCATTGAGCTCCTCTGACAACGTGAGCTGGCAGCTGAGCCGTGAGGCATCCGACACACCAGGCGCCTTATCAAGGCAGTCTTGTTCAACGTCCGTGACGGCACACAGTCTCTCCACCTTGGCCACCCACTCCGCAGAGTGAAGGAGAACATGGCAGGTGGAACACTGACAGGTGCCGTTGCAGGCCCCCGGCACCCCCACCGGGAGAGTGGTGTCGTCACGGATTGCCTCCATCAAGTTGTCGCCCTCATTGTACATACGTTCGTACGCGGTTCCGTCACGGTCGTGGATACGCACGAGAACCTTTCCAGGTGTCGCAGCGCGGAAGGACGTCGTTGAAGAcacggaggggggagtggagCCAGTTGccgagctgcaggaggaccTGGACACTTTGATGGGTGTCATCGCACAACTGGGACTTctgggcggcggcacggtCACAAGAGAAAagctgcggcgacggagaAACATGGAGCTGGAGAACCACAGGAAGAGATGTGCACCACACACGGTCGAGCAGAGTAAATACAAGTTGCCCTCGCAAGGGAGTCGACGAGCCGTCCGCTGACGCCAAGGCCGTAGTGACAACGAAGGATGGACACAGCAGATGATGAGAGTAGAGGTCCACAAGTGATGAGCACGAGAGCAAGGGAAGCGCGGATGATGATCAtgggcgagaggaggaagtcCTCCTCGCCTAACTTCGACGCCTCATACACGAGGGTCCGTTTTCTTGAGCCAGGGTGTTAGGAGGACGGAGATGAGCAACACGGCGAAAACCCTCAACACTACCGTTTGacacggcacacacaggcagagcACCCGTGCACATCCTTCGCTGAGCCTTAGGTGCGTGCaagagcagcgcctctcactctctcgccGACTCCCTCAattctcttcttctcccttttcACGCCGAACCACTTTGCATCGTCGTGGGAAGCAGAGGTCCACCGCCCCAACGCCTCTGTGAATGACCTTTACGCGTGACtgagaggcacacacgcaccgcagGATAAAGCATGCACACTTAGCGGCAAAGGACGTAAAACATGAAACGCAAAACAAGTTTCCTTGCGCAATACAGCAGTagaccgcagcagcaggcggcagcaggggGAGCACCACAGCCGTCGACGCCCCCCCGACGTCCTCTCAAACCACACACCACTCCACCCTGTCTACATCATAAGCAGAAGACGAAACAatccgcacacacacgcttccATACATACATGCACAGAAAAACAAGGAAAGAAACTGTTTGCAAGAAAGCCGCAACGGGTTATCGGCAACAGTACCCCCCCCCTACGCACCGAGCTCATAGCGGCGGTAGACATGTACACGAAtacacgaacacacacacacagacgtatACCAATCCGCCAgcggggtggaggaggcacagTGGAAGGGTAtaaagaggagggggagggggaggaaaggggagaggtCAAAAAACGTCCtttgacacacacacacacacacgccgcaaGAGTACGTACGATGTGTCCTGCAGACCCAGCCAGGAATACCTGGAGGAAGAAACATTTGGAACTTATTCATAAGTGCCCTCTATCACTTTCTTGAcaagtggggggggggcgaagcCCTTCATCGTTAGCGCCTGCATTCTGCAGACCAAACCTGCACGCACAAGGAGAGCTtacacagcagcagcagcggcatcaacACAAGCGGAGATCGAGTTCTTGTTCCTCCTGTGCAACGTGTACGCTGTCCGCCATGCCCAAGGCGTTACCCGCACATCTACCCCtggccctgccacaggccccgtcgcctggtgcgcagcagccgtaggCAGACGCGCTACAGCAGGGTGCCCCGACGCAGCCGTCTCAGCATGGCCCCTGTCTCAAGCcctgcccacacacaccgcctccCAGGCCGCCCACATCGGCAGCGAGGGCTCGCGCGATGGCCTCCCCACGTAATGGGGCATggacgctgccaccgccagatGAGGCTCTGCACGGGCaggggtgtggggggagggggtggtgaggGGCTGCCTGGCCTCATAAGACAGAGTCACGGGCACCGGGCCCCGCGACAccgcgcacggcggtgggtcccccccccttcaccaGCCATCAGAGAGTTCGGTGAGGAAAACGAGGAAAGAAGACGGAGAGGCGACGgagtcaccaccgccgtggaTCAGGGGAAGGGCGGTAGAGAACGGCGCCCGAGCACAACGCCCTCTGCCGTTTCGAGTCAGGGCACCATCGTTTATCAATCAGCCGCGCATCTATCCGCTGTGAGCAAAGGCATCACAAATGCACATTTCGACCTCCACGAACCCCTCTCCCGTTCAGTCGGAGGATGCGGACACAGCTGACTCGCTCGGCTCTCTTACTGCGCAGGGTCACGCGTCAAAGCCGATGCGCGCCGCTTGAACAGCCGTCGAAGGGATACCTGCTTCAGCGGAATGCCCatggtctctctctctggcacCCGGCGTCGTGTGAGGGCACCCTGAACTacctcccgctgctgctgtcgattCACAAAGTCGGGCGTTCCGTCAACCGCCACTACAGCCATCAAGTCACGGCCTCTAGCGTTCGAGAAGAGAACGTGGAGCACAAGCACCAAAATGAGCGTTATCACAGCCATCGCAGTAACTAAACAGCTGATCACCAGAACCGTATACGCATTCCACATCTGTGAAACCATTTCTAGTTGTCCGTAGGTCACGCACGCCTGCCTgtcggcggcgggggtgctGTACGAGCATGTGTACCCGTCACGCGTCCCACTCAGCGCAGGATTGAAGCACGTCGAGTCATGGCAGAACACGCACCCCTCGTGCTGTCCGCACACCTCGCAACCGTCGAACGAGTACGCGCGGCACGCGTCAGCAGGAGCCTCGCTGCAGCCCGCGCCGCTCCACCCATCCCGGCAttcgcacacgccgcagtTGCAGCGCCCACCAACAGCGTCGCacccgccgcagctcctcgacgGCACGCTCCCGCCGCTCGTGTTGGCACACGCTGCCTCGCACGCCCCTCCGCTGCACAGGCACGTCCCACTGCCCATGATCCCCTCGTCGCACATGCTGCCCGTCCAGCACGCAGGGCACGccacgcagctgcggccgtAGTACCCCGGCTGACACTGGCACCTACCCGAGGACTCGTCACACCAGCCGTTCAGCCCGCAGTCCTTGCAGCTCGACTGCGGCACGAAGCGGACGTGCAGCCCACTGCGCAGGAGGCCTTGCGGGATCATGACCGATGATGCGTCGTCCACACCATAGCGGACAAGTCCAACGCGCATGGGAGGGTACGCGAGTAGCGGCGTTCCAGCGCTGATCATGTCCGCCTGAATGACCAAGTCCACCATCCCGTTTGTGTCCAGGTACAGCTGCACAGTAAACTTTGGAGAGACGATGTTGCCGTTCTGCAATCGTGAGCCAGTTACTTTCACCATGAAACCCGTACCACACCCTTCCGGGGTGCAAAGCGGTGCTCCGtccggctgcgtcggcgtcaACGTCGAGATCGCTTTGGCGTCGGTTCCCCAGACAATGCGCGACTGCAGACAGAGGATGGTCAGTGTGTAGTTGCCGTTCGGGCAGGTACCCAGAATGGGGTTGCAGCTGTTCATATCGGGGGCAATGGTGCAGGAAAGGCCAGGACTGCACTGAAGAAACGTCGAATTATGGCGCCCAAACAGCACACCCTCCCACCCGGTTATCACTGTAAACTCGTGCACTGCGCTCAGGTTTCTGTACGTGGTGCTAAAATCACGGAAGGCACCGTTGAAGTCCACAGTGACGTCGTAGAATTTCTGTGGTGCGAAGGCAGCCGTGCTCCTCGCAGGTGTTGTCCACTGCCCGCGTGGGCACACCTCCGACGCCAACGTGCTCGCACAAcacgcggaggtggaggagcaccACACGCAGTCGCCCCCCGTGTCCGCCGTGCACACCGAGGCATCGCCATGTGCGGCACACGCGTCAAGC
This genomic stretch from Leishmania mexicana MHOM/GT/2001/U1103 complete genome, chromosome 30 harbors:
- a CDS encoding adrenodoxin-like protein, whose translation is MRNYSPLLASGVLLRSPMALAGALCTSRALYSIPGKVKVCVRTRDGATCDFEAPVGMSLMHAIRDVAKLEMDGACDGCAQCSTCHVYLSEASVKKLGSPSEREQDTLDRALDLQDTSRLACQITITPSMNGLEVVLPKNVTNLLM
- a CDS encoding adrenodoxin-like protein — protein: MRRRFPVGHLLPRCMLASVPLSASRALSSTPGKVELRVKKRDGTHCHVYVPVGISLMQALRDVSKMDVEGACNGAMVCATCHVKLSAASFKKTEGPSEGEEDVLARALDVEETSRLACQVDLTPELDGLEVELPSYEMDRS
- a CDS encoding ferredoxin, 2fe-2s-like protein; amino-acid sequence: MFLRRRSFSLVTVPPPRSPSCAMTPIKVSRSSCSSATGSTPPSVSSTTSFRAATPGKVLVRIHDRDGTAYERMYNEGDNLMEAIRDDTTLPVGVPGACNGTCQCSTCHVLLHSAEWVAKVERLCAVTDVEQDCLDKAPGVSDASRLSCQLTLSEELNGIEIDLPKSTLDVRWQAAYQRSTKK